A genomic segment from Corylus avellana chromosome ca5, CavTom2PMs-1.0 encodes:
- the LOC132181057 gene encoding carbonic anhydrase 2-like has product MSTASINGCCLSSIRSAAQSSARKATLRPSVFARVNSSASPPPPPSLIQNKPVFAAPAPIITPSWREDMGKDSYEEAIEGLKKLLSEKGDLKAVAAAKVEQITAELQTPAPDGKFDPVERIKTGFIKYKKEKYDTNPTLHGELAKGQSPKFMVFACSDSRVCPSHVLDFQPGDAFMVRNVANLVPPYDQTRYSGVGAAIEYAVLHLKVEYIVVIGHSACGGIKGLLSFPDTGPHTTDFIEDWVKIALPAKAKVKAEFGDAPFPELCGHCEKEAVNVSIGNLLTYPFVRDGLVKKTLALKGGYYNFVKGTFELWGLEFNLSPSLSVKDVATILHWKL; this is encoded by the exons ATGTCGACTGCTTCCATCAACGGTTGCTGCCTTTCATCAATCCGCTCTGCAGCCCAGTCTTCTGCCAGGAAAGCTACATTGCGTCCTTCTGTGTTCGCCCGGGTTAACTCCTCCgcctctcctcctcctcccccttccctCATCCAGAACAAGCCTGTTTTCGCCGCCCCTGCTCCCATCATCACCCCTTCTTGG AGAGAAGACATGGGAAAGGACTCGTACGAGGAGGCTATTGAAGGTCTCAAGAAACTTCTCAG TGAGAAGGGGGACTTGAAAGCTGTTGCTGCTGCAAAAGTGGAGCAGATAACTGCAGAGTTACAGACTCCAGCTCCTGACGGCAAATTTGACCCGGTTGAGAGGATCAAAACTGGTTTCATTAAGTACAAGAAAGAGAAATACGA CACTAACCCGACTTTGCATGGAGAACTTGCCAAAGGCCAAAGTCCGAAG tttatggTGTTTGCATGCTCGGACTCCCGGGTCTGCCCATCACATGTGTTGGATTTCCAACCAGGAGATGCTTTTATGGTCCGCAATGTTGCGAACTTGGTTCCACCCTATGATCAg ACAAGATACTCTGGAGTTGGGGCTGCGATTGAATACGCAGTTCTGCATCTCAAG GTGGAATACATTGTGGTGATTGGGCACAGCGCTTGTGGTGGAATCAAGGGGCTTTTATCCTTCCCAGATACTGGACCCCACACTAC TGATTTCATAGAAGACTGGGTCAAAATTGCTTTGCCTGCCAAGGCCAAGGTGAAAGCAGAATTTGGTGATGCACCTTTTCCAGAACTATGTGGACATTGTGaaaag GAAGCAGTGAATGTATCCATTGGAAACCTGCTAACCTATCCATTTGTAAGAGACGGGTTGGTGAAGAAGACTCTGGCATTGAAGGGCGGTTACTACAACTTCGTTAAAGGAACCTTTGAGCTCTGGGGGCTTGAGTTTAAcctttctccttctctctcc GTAAAAGATGTGGCCACGATACTGCATTGGAAGCTCTAG